The DNA sequence GAAAGCAACTATTACATCCCATTCATTTTCTACCAAAACAATAATTTTCAAACAAATAATAAACAATAAGttgaaaaataataatagtcTAAATTCTGCACATTTCACATTTGAATGGATGCAATTGATAAAGGAattcaaaacacatgaatttactGCTTGATTTAATAATACAACTTGGATACTTAATGCCAAATGGTTTGGTGTGTGCCTTGAGACTATCAGTCTCTCTATCATGagtaaaacaaaaggaaaaaaaatatgtaAGATTGGGATATCTCATATAAAGCAAGCCAAAAACTTGAAGCAGATAATCAATATTTTAACCAATATGTCATCGATAAATATCGTGGTGAAGTGGTAAGGACTCCTCGTTTTTAACCAAAGGTCTCGATACGTGTATGGAGTCGTCTTTATTAGTAAATAGTTTTACGCTCAATATGAAATTTTTTGTGAAAAATCAAATTTAATTGAGCCTAATTTATACACCGAACACCgaatgaaaaacaaaaaaaaattataaccATCATGTCTTCGACAACCACCGTAAATGGTGACATTGTCACCGCCCACAAACATTTTTTATACCTAATAATTTGAAAACAAAGTCATCTAATTATTGATACACGGCGAAACCAAAGAATTAGAACCTTATCATAAATTTATATGCTAATAAAGATATAGAGAGcttttaatattatatatatatatatatatatatatatatatatatatatatatatatatatatatatatactagaaaACTGCTTAAAATTGTTCagaaataccgaccgaaatcggtcggaaaattGAAAAAACCGACCGATTTCCGACCGACTTTAATCCGTCGAAAATAGGTTTATCGGTAAAAAATAGCAACCGAAGTCGATCgcaattttcgaccgatttcggtcggtaaatTAATTTTCACAAACGACCCAAAAAGAAAAATCTGCCGACAAGACCGACTTCGTATTTTCTGACCGAATTCAGTCGGTATTTTTAATTATACAATTAAAAAATGCACCGTTTGGAACTCGAACTAGGGCCTGTACTATGGCAgcatactattctaccactagactatTGGTATATTTTGGTTTATGactttcttttaatttatttgtactctttaattttattttcgcgcgaaaataatcgaccgatttcgatcgattttattaaaatataaaattaccgaccaaagttggtcggttttttaaaatgactgaCTGAAATAATCGactgatttcggtcggttttttaatattagttttactttattttatatgaaaaatcaaccgatttcggtcagtttcttaaaaaataaatttcgcgggatgctaaaatagtttttcgcatttttgcgccaaaaacAAACgatcgaagtcggtcggtttcgtaaaaaaataaattaaaaataaaatattttaaaaaaccgaccgatttcggttggtTTTTTGATTTTGGCCGAATTTTTAGTAGTATATTTGGCATAATAATGACATTAGTTAAACTTAAATGAAAAGACATGATCAATAATGATTTATATAGTTGACTCCCAACTTATTCGGTATTGAGGCGTGatagttattgttattattgagacgAGATGGGAGACACGCTATAAGTTAAGTACAAATCTCTAAGTTAAAATAGATTATATGAATTTTCTAATGGAATTACAGATATTGATTAAATTTTATCGCGATCTGCTATTGAGTTTATTGTTAGTGATTAAGTTCTGTTGTGATTGCAATTGTGTTtataaatttttattaatttctttttagtGTTACTTTTATTTTAGGGTTTTGAATTTTTTAAGCTGTTgaattttgaagaagaaaaatgaaatcGAGAAAATTAGATGAGAGAAAAATAAAggataaataagaaaaaaatctatgttttaatatttaattttttatttcttattGTCTTCAACTGAATTTACTGTCATTGATTAAATTATGTCATGATTTGCAATTGAGTTTACTGTTATTGATTAACTTTTCTAATATTTTAAGATTATGAGCATTCAACCAGATTTAACCCAAGAAAATAAGATAAGAGAATAAGAAAGAAATAAggaaaaattataaatatgaatAAATAATAAGAAAAAATCACATGGCTATTGTTTTTATCCTCAATTGTTTTGCGTGTCACAAAGAGACTGAAAAAATTGAAGAAACACAACAAATTAAAGCAAAGAGAGTTCTAATTTGCTAAAATTGCGTTTACAGTAtgcaagtttttttttttatatatatacttcCAGTTGGTTAATAAAATTGTTtttatttaccaaaaaaaaaattagaaacacCTAATAATTTAAACAAGTAATTAGTAGTAACCGGTACATAGGGGTTTTTATGTATTAACTCAACAACTATGCAGAAAATGGTTATCAAAAGTGTGCTATTATTGGAAACTATAACTTACAATTGCAAAAGCTCTTAAAAATGGAAACCATACTTGCAAGTGACATAAGATACAAACACCCCAATGACTAGTATTATATGGATTATTAGTCTTACAACTATTTGAACACAATGCTTTAAAATAGTAATCCAATACTAATTACTATTACTAATACTAAATTTTTTAATCTTAGAGCCTGCTGCTGATAAAGGATCCCCAGCACCTCAAATATTGAAATTAATACAAAGATTGAAAAGCAGAAACAATCCAAGATTTTAAAGCATAGGTTACAATCTATTTCATTAATATTGCAAGATGTCTGCAGTGATAATTGGCTGATTAGAGTAGAGATAATTCCAAGAATCATTCATAAGAAAACCATCAGCCATATACTCAATTTGAGTATTGCCACTGTTGTTGGCAATGAAGAAACTGATGATTTGTGTTAAGGACTGAAATCTATTGCTAAGTTCAACCACTTGAGCTCTCAAGATTGAGTTTTCAGCTTCAACATTGAGGTAATGTTGGGTTGTGACATTCATAGTGGTCAAGATTTGGTTATTTTCTTTCCTATGATGGGCTAATTGGGACATAAGATCATCCAAATGTTTTTGTTTCCTCATTCTTGATCTTCGAGCCGATTCGCGGTTCGATATCATCCTCTTCCTTTTCCTCTGATCCATTAACCGTCGAACATCTTCTTCTGAGCCTGAGTTCTGAAATGTATATGAACCTGAACCTAATGATGTCCCACTTGATGAAGCCATGaccaaatatttttttatgacCAAAACTTAGGAACAATAATAACAACGAAA is a window from the Nicotiana tomentosiformis chromosome 10, ASM39032v3, whole genome shotgun sequence genome containing:
- the LOC104114464 gene encoding bZIP transcription factor 11-like, yielding MASSSGTSLGSGSYTFQNSGSEEDVRRLMDQRKRKRMISNRESARRSRMRKQKHLDDLMSQLAHHRKENNQILTTMNVTTQHYLNVEAENSILRAQVVELSNRFQSLTQIISFFIANNSGNTQIEYMADGFLMNDSWNYLYSNQPIITADILQY